The Polyangium mundeleinium genome contains the following window.
CAGTACGGCCTGTCGTGGACGAAGTCAAGCTTGCCAAGGGCTCACACGCGGTCGGGAAACGGCTCAGACGCGAACGCCGAGGGCTCGGACGCGAAAGGGGTACCGCTCGGACACGAACGCGGAGGGCTAGGACGCGAAGGGTGCACCGCTCGGACGCGAACGCGGAGGGCTAGGACGCGAAGGGTGCACCGCTCGGACACGAACGCCGAGGGCTAGGACGCGAAGGGGGCACCGCTCGGACACGAACGCCGAGGGCTAGGACGCGAAGGGGGTCTCGCTAGGACGCGAACGCCGAGGGCTAGGACGCGAAGGGGGTCTCGCTAGGACGTAAACGCCGAGGGCTAGGACGCGAAGGGGGTCTCGCTAGGACGCGAACGCCGAGGGCTCGGACGCGAAGGGGGTCTCGCTAGGACGACCGCAGCATCAAGAGGTCGAGCGGCGAGTCCGCAGCCAGCGTGCCCGCACGCGGGCCCCGTCTACGTCACGCCATCGTCGGTCACCGGAAAGCCTATTTCGGAGTTGCCGTCCATCGTGAAATGTCCGGGAAAAAGATGCCGCAATTCCACTCCGATCTTGGAAATGGCAAGCTGTAATGCCTGGATCGAATCTGCGCCGTAGGCGTGCGATGAGCGGACATTTCCCTCCTCGATCGTTATCTCGTAGGGGCAAACCCAGTAGTCAGCCGTCACGTCTTCCTCCCCTGGAGGTGGTGGCACGTGTCGAGGCCTCCCGATCCTGATGACAGCCTTTCGCACAGGAGCGTCGAGCGTGTCCCGATACTCGAGTTCGCGTTCCGCGATGGGATCGAGAGCGATGGGGGGCGTCGCTGTCATGGCGTTTCTCTCTGTTCCGGTGTGGGTTTTGCGAACGGCCGAGATGTTCCGTGCTCACTTGTTGTGGTTACATTGCTTCAAGCAACGCCCGTGTTCCTCCGATGCCGCCCCCCGGCACAAGCTTTGTTGCAGCTTCGTTCTGTACTTTCGTTTGTCTGCACACTCTCGCGACAGCAGCTCATAGATTCGATAACAATTCGACTCGCACACGCTACACGTCTCGGCTTGGATTGCTGTGTCCCGCAACCTCGCTTGTGCTGCAATCGTTGCAGACATCCATCCAGCCTCTTGCGGCGAGCCGAACGCGACGGATCTTCCGCCAAACGTCCCAGACAAGAGGAGCGCGCCCAACCCCAGAATCAGCCAGAAGCCGTGCTGGCAGCTCTCGGTGCGCCCCTACCCGTGCACCGTCCGCCCGAACGCCCGCATCCACTTCACCTCGTCCTCGGTGAGCGGGCCTTTTTCGAGCGCCGCGAGGTTGTCCTCGAGCTCGGCCCGGTTCTTCGGCCCCGTGAGCGCCATGTCCACGTGCGGGCTCGAGAGCTGGAATCGATAACAGTCGCCCGCGCTCATGACAGGCCCGTCCCAGCCCTTCGGGCGCTTGAGGAGCTTGCGCCACGCCGTCGCCGTGTACGCGAGCACCGAGGGCGCATGGTCTTTTACGTGCGGAAACACGTCGCGCTCGGCGCCCGGGTGCGCCGCGTTGTAACGCAGCATCAAAAGGTCGAGCGGCGAGTCCGCGGCGAGCGTCCCTGCGCGCGGGCGGTCGTGGATGCTCACGCCGATCGCGCGGACCTTGCCGCTCTCGCGCAGGTGGAGGAGCTCCTTTTGCGTCGCCTCCGTCCACGCCGAGCCCGTGCCGAGCCAGCCGAGCAGGTACACGTCGAGGTGATCGGTGCCGAGCTCGCGCAGGAGTTTTTCAGCGCCCGAGCGCACGCCCCAGCCGAACCAGCCGATCTTCGCGAAGCCAATCACCGACACCTCGTCGCGCCGCGCGCCCATCGCCGCCTTCACGGGCGCGCGCATCCCCTTGTTCCCCGAGGTCCACAAGAAGACGTTCACGCCCCGATCGAGCGCAGCGCGGACGCCGTCCTCGTCGATGCCGTAGTTCGCCGCGAGGCCAAGCCGAAACGCGCGCTTGCCGCGCAGCGCCGAGGGGGTCGCATGCAACCAGTCGTTCATGCCCCCCACGTTATCACGGTCCGGTCAGCGTTCGCCGAGTTCCGATGTCGTGCGGAATCCAAACCCCGAGTAGAGGTTGACCAGCCGATCCGCGATCCCCATCCCGCGCGCCTGGAGCTGCGTCGTGTCCCGCACCCGCGCCCCGATCCGATGCATCCACGCGAGCTCCTCCTCGCTCATCGGCCCCTCTTCGAGCGCCTTCAGCGCCTCGTCGATCTGCGCCGCGTCCTTCGCGCCGGCCCAGCACGCCCCGATGTTCGGGTTCGAGAGGGCGAACCGATAACAATCCGCCGCGCGCGGCAAGCGCTCGTCCGCGGGGACGAGCTTGCGATCGAGGAGCTGGCCCCACGAGGTCGAGGTGTACGTGATGATGCCAGGGCGCGGATCCGGCAGGTGCGGAAAGACGTCCTTGGGACCATCAGGAGGTCGATGCGCGGATCACGGGCGAAGTGCTTGAACGCCGGGCGGTTGTGGCAGGAGATCATGAGCGCACGCGCGCGGCCCCGGCGCACGAGATCCGCGGCGGCGTCGAGGATCGCCTCCTTCGGCGGGAGGTATCAAGCTGCTGCTCCGGATGGATGGTCCCTCCTGGCGGACGAGCGGCCGTAGCTGGTAACGCTCCTATACAACCAGGGGCCCTCAGCGAGCCAAGAGCTGCGCGGTAGCATCCCAGAGCTCGGCCTGCAGCGCCGGGTCGGCGCCGGGGGCCGCGGGCGTCAGCGGCCGCGCGCCCTTCACCGAGAAGTAGCCCCCGCTCACCGCGCCGAACGCCGGGTCGGTGGCAAGGCGCACGATGATCCCCGCCCCGCGCTCCGGGTCGCCGATCCGTAGCCAGCGCAGCACCCGCTCCAGGCCGGCCGCGAAGCTGAGCTCACGGCCCAGGCCGGTCACGTTGAAGCCGGGGTCGAGGGCGTTGGTGGTGACGCCGGTGCCCGAAAGCCGGCGGGAAAGCTCCCCGGTGAACATGATGTCGAAGAGCTTGGTCGTGCCGTAGCGCAGCGACGACTCCCGCGCCGTGAAGGGCGTCGTGTCGGTCAGGTCGTTGGGGATCCGGAGCGCCCCGTGGCGGCGCGACGCCTCCGAGGCGACATTCACCACCCGCGCCGAGCCCGCCGCCAAAAGGCACGCCCCCAGGCTCTGGGTGAACAGCCAGGGCGAAAGGTAGTTCACCGCCACCATTTCTGGGAAGCCCTCGGCGGTGATGCGCTGCTGGAAGGCGTGGATGCCGGCGTTGTTGATCAGTATATCCACACGGCCATAGGTGTCCGCGATCTGCGCCCCCATCCGGCGCACGTCCTGCATGAGCGCAAGGTTGCCGAAGATGAAGTCGACGCGCGCGCCCGGCGCGGTGGTGGCGAGCAGCACCCGCGTCGCGTCGGCCCGGGCGCGATCACGCGCGGTGAGGACGAGGTGTGCGCCGCGCCGTGCCAGCGCGATGGCCGCGCGCTGGCCCAGGCCGCTCGTGGCGCCGGTGATGACGGTGATCGGGTGGCTGGACATGGTAACCACGATGCGGCGTTCTCTCGAGCGCTCAGAGCGGCGTCGCGTACAGGATATTGACGCACATCTCGTCGCCCGTCCCTTCACCGAACGTCGTCATGCCCGTGCGTCCGCGCGTGTCGTAGGCGCACGTGGTGCTGATGGTGCTGTCGGCGCCGAGATCGAGCGGCGTCTCGTTCCACCACAGGTTCTGCCAGTGGAAGTTCCATCGATCGACGTCGACGAGGCATTGCTCGGTGCCTTGTGTCTTCGCCGCGCTGCGCAATGTGCGGCCAGCCGTGTGCATGTGGGGCAGCACGCCCCAGGAGCGGATACCCTTGAATTCGGGGAGCCATTGCTGGGCGAGGACCGACAGCGGCATGTCGCCATTGGCCTCGGTGTGTGCCTGGCCGGGCGGCAACGAGATATCGGCCGTGCCCGTCGGCAGAAAGAATGCCGGTTGCAGCCCGGGGTCCTTGCTGAGCTGGAACTTCATCTTGGAGCGGTCGGTGAACGGGCCCCCGGTCGCCGGCACGTTGTAGTGCATCTGGATGATCAGCTTGCGACCCGCTGCATAGCGGAGCCCCGTGCCTGCGGGGAAAACCGTCGCGCCGCTGCCGGGAGCCCAGATGCCGACGATCGACGCATCGACCCCGGCGCCCCCGAAACAACTGTATCCCGCCCCCTCGTCGTTCGCATCCAGGGCGAGCGCATCGGCCTCGGCCTGGTCGTCCTGCAGCATGAAGAGGAGCACGTGATGCACGATGCGCGCGTCGCCCGGCTGGATGTCGTAGCCCGTGATGAACGCTTCCGCGCCGACGCCGGGATCGACGACGAAGCAACGGTAGTCGTCCGGCTCGGCCCCGCTCGGATGAGGTGTGTAATCGACGCCCAGGTCGAACTCGACGAGCTCCCCGAAAAGCTCGGGCCCGTCCCCCTCGGTCGGCGGGGGCGCGTCCGCGGGGTCGCCGAGCGGCGCGCCGGCCTTGGCCCACCTCTGGAACAGCGCGATCTGCTCGTCGCTCAGCCACCGGGCATTTTCGAACGTATTGCAGGAGCCGTCGTTGTCGACCGGCATGGGCGGCATCGTGCGCGCCTCGGTCGCCGCCGCCATCGCGGGGGCCATCTTCGCCGCGACCGCGGCGTTGGCGAGGGAGAACTTCCCAATGCCGCCCGGCTGATGGCAGGCGGCGCACTCCGCGTTCACGAGGGGCGCGATGTCCTTGTAGTACGTGGGCTCCGCGGCGCTCGTCTGTCCAGTACCGTTCGAATCCTCTGCGCCGCTGCAGCCGATGAAGCCGACGAGAGCGACCACCGAAGTGATTGCATGCTGGGAAGTCCTCATGCTGTCCTCCTGAGCGTCGATCTTGAGACACCGCATGTCATCTTCCAAGGACCCGATGCGACACTTTACGGACAGTTCACGACAGGAGGAGCACAGGTCCACGGCGGGTGCGCCCGTGTCGAGCCAGCGGGGCCCGAGCAGCGCGCAGCCCCCTCATGCGAGGGAGCGGCGCAAGGCGCTGGCGCCACCCGTGAGGAAGACCGTTATCGTGAGCCTGATCGCGCCCTTCGTGCGCCACGCTTTGCGCACCGGGTGGTCCGACGAGGCGCTCACGGACCTGTGTGTGCGCCATGGCATCCACCGCGCCGCGTTCGACGATCTCACGGCCCGCGTCCCGCAGGCCGGGGCGAGCGCGGTGCTCGGCGAGATCTGCGCGCAGTGCGGCGACGAAAACCTCGGCATTCACCTCGCTCGCGAGGCCGACCCGAGCTGGATGAGCATCCCGGGCATCCTCGGCATGAACCTCGCAAGCGTGCGCGAGGCTTTCGAGCTCGGTAGCTATTATGGTCGCCGTTTGAACCCCACCGCGCCGGGGGTTGGCATTCACAAGAGCGATGACGGCCTGCTTCACATCATCCACAGCCGCGATCCGCACGAGGCATCCTGGCCACGCCAGTTCGTGGAGGCCGACGTCGCCACCGTGCTCGTGCTCGTGCGCCGCTTCACGGGTGTGGACATCAAGGCCGTTTGCGTGAGCTTCCCCCACGCAGCGCCCGCCGACGTCGGCCCGCACGTGGCGCTCTTCGGGACGACCGACATTCGTTTCGAGGCGCCGTTCGCAGGGCTCGCGCTACCAGCGTCCATTCTCGATATCCGCCACCAGAATGCCGATCCCGGCCTCGCCGCATACCTGCGCCACCATGCCGATGCGCTGATCGAAAAGATCGGCGGTGACGATATCGGCCATGCCGTCCGCCAGAGCCTGCGCGCGGAGCTCGAGCGCGGCGCGCAGGCGTCGCTCGGCGGTGCGGCACGAACCCTCAAGATGACGAGCCGCACGTTGCAACGGCGCCTGGCCGATGCGGGCGTTCGGTTCGGCGCGCTGCTCGAGCAAGTCCGTTGCGAGATGGCCATCGATCTCCTCCAGCGGCCATGCGCCGACTTCCAGGACATCGCCGAGCGCGTCGGCTTTTCGGACGCGCGCTCGCTCCGCCGCGCATTGAAGCGGCGAACCGGACGGACCCCCTCGGCGCTGCGGCGGCACGACGACCGCAGCGCCTGACCGGCTGCTGCCGAGCATGCGAGCAGGCCCCGCGAATCAGGGGTGGTCGATCAAGGAGAAGCTTGCGTTTGCGCTCCGCTTCCGCCCGCCTCAGCGGGCGCAGCAGATTGCGCCTTTCGACGCCGAATGGCACGCTCCCGAGAAGCTCTTCACCCGCGGGGCAGCCCTCGCGATGGGTGCTGGGCGCGGGAACGGAAGCGGAAGCGGGAGCGGAAGCGGAAGCGGAAGCGGGAGCGGCGACGGAAGCGGGAACGGCGGCGTTTGGCTGGAGCATGGCGGTACCTCGCGGGAGGGGGCAGACGCCTGGGAGGCGGCGCGAGTTCCCAGGATTCTGCGCGGTCGCCCGCGATGTCCGGGTCGGGTTGTCCCGGATTCACGCCTCGATGTAGCGTTTCAGCCCTGCTGCCACGGCCTCGAAGGCGACACGGCAACGCGGGCTGTCCCGCAGGTCCATGTGCATGGCCACCCAGGTGTCGAGCGGCATCGAAAAGGCCTTGGGCAGCACGCGGACGAGGCGCGCGTCGCGCCGGGCGAGCCCGACCTGGCAGATGCCGATGCCACAGCCGGCGCGGATCGCGGCGAGCTGGGCAAGGTCGCTGTCGGCCCGGAGGCCGAAGGTGTCGCGGCGCAGGGGGCCGAGTTGTTCGCGCAAGCTGCGGAGGAACGCTGTTTCGCGGTCGAATCCGATGAGCGCGTGGCCGTTCATCAGCTCGTTCCAGCTCCGCGGCGTGCCGTGGCGGGTGAGGTAGTCCTCGTGCGCGTGCAGGCCGAGCTCGATGTCCCCCACGCGGCGCGCGACCAGCACGTCCTGGCTCGGGCGCACCATGCGCACGGCGATGTCGGCCTCACGCTTCAGCAGGTCTTCGAGGCGGTTCGCCAGCGTGAGCTCGATGCGCAGCCCGGGGTGTTCTTCCCGCAGCGCGGCCAGGATGGGCGGCAGCACCTCGACGCCGACCACCTCGCTGGCCGTGATGCGCACCGTGCCGCGCACCCCGTCGCCCTGGCTCGACGCCACGCGCAGCAAGGCCGCCACGGTCGCGGCCAGCGTCTCGGCGTAGGGTTGTAACGCGAGCGCTGCCTCCGTGGGCGCGAGGCCGTGCTGCGAGCGCGTGAACAAGGCGAGGCCGAGCGCCTGCTCCAGCGCCTCGATGTGCCGGCCCACGGTCGGCTGCGTGAGCCCGA
Protein-coding sequences here:
- a CDS encoding DUF6968 family protein produces the protein MTATPPIALDPIAERELEYRDTLDAPVRKAVIRIGRPRHVPPPPGEEDVTADYWVCPYEITIEEGNVRSSHAYGADSIQALQLAISKIGVELRHLFPGHFTMDGNSEIGFPVTDDGVT
- a CDS encoding aldo/keto reductase, whose protein sequence is MNDWLHATPSALRGKRAFRLGLAANYGIDEDGVRAALDRGVNVFLWTSGNKGMRAPVKAAMGARRDEVSVIGFAKIGWFGWGVRSGAEKLLRELGTDHLDVYLLGWLGTGSAWTEATQKELLHLRESGKVRAIGVSIHDRPRAGTLAADSPLDLLMLRYNAAHPGAERDVFPHVKDHAPSVLAYTATAWRKLLKRPKGWDGPVMSAGDCYRFQLSSPHVDMALTGPKNRAELEDNLAALEKGPLTEDEVKWMRAFGRTVHG
- a CDS encoding SDR family NAD(P)-dependent oxidoreductase, producing the protein MSSHPITVITGATSGLGQRAAIALARRGAHLVLTARDRARADATRVLLATTAPGARVDFIFGNLALMQDVRRMGAQIADTYGRVDILINNAGIHAFQQRITAEGFPEMVAVNYLSPWLFTQSLGACLLAAGSARVVNVASEASRRHGALRIPNDLTDTTPFTARESSLRYGTTKLFDIMFTGELSRRLSGTGVTTNALDPGFNVTGLGRELSFAAGLERVLRWLRIGDPERGAGIIVRLATDPAFGAVSGGYFSVKGARPLTPAAPGADPALQAELWDATAQLLAR
- a CDS encoding monooxygenase, whose amino-acid sequence is MRTSQHAITSVVALVGFIGCSGAEDSNGTGQTSAAEPTYYKDIAPLVNAECAACHQPGGIGKFSLANAAVAAKMAPAMAAATEARTMPPMPVDNDGSCNTFENARWLSDEQIALFQRWAKAGAPLGDPADAPPPTEGDGPELFGELVEFDLGVDYTPHPSGAEPDDYRCFVVDPGVGAEAFITGYDIQPGDARIVHHVLLFMLQDDQAEADALALDANDEGAGYSCFGGAGVDASIVGIWAPGSGATVFPAGTGLRYAAGRKLIIQMHYNVPATGGPFTDRSKMKFQLSKDPGLQPAFFLPTGTADISLPPGQAHTEANGDMPLSVLAQQWLPEFKGIRSWGVLPHMHTAGRTLRSAAKTQGTEQCLVDVDRWNFHWQNLWWNETPLDLGADSTISTTCAYDTRGRTGMTTFGEGTGDEMCVNILYATPL
- a CDS encoding AraC family transcriptional regulator yields the protein MRKTVIVSLIAPFVRHALRTGWSDEALTDLCVRHGIHRAAFDDLTARVPQAGASAVLGEICAQCGDENLGIHLAREADPSWMSIPGILGMNLASVREAFELGSYYGRRLNPTAPGVGIHKSDDGLLHIIHSRDPHEASWPRQFVEADVATVLVLVRRFTGVDIKAVCVSFPHAAPADVGPHVALFGTTDIRFEAPFAGLALPASILDIRHQNADPGLAAYLRHHADALIEKIGGDDIGHAVRQSLRAELERGAQASLGGAARTLKMTSRTLQRRLADAGVRFGALLEQVRCEMAIDLLQRPCADFQDIAERVGFSDARSLRRALKRRTGRTPSALRRHDDRSA
- a CDS encoding LysR family transcriptional regulator; its protein translation is MTTAEPGWELYRSFLGVVKEGSLSGAARSLGLTQPTVGRHIEALEQALGLALFTRSQHGLAPTEAALALQPYAETLAATVAALLRVASSQGDGVRGTVRITASEVVGVEVLPPILAALREEHPGLRIELTLANRLEDLLKREADIAVRMVRPSQDVLVARRVGDIELGLHAHEDYLTRHGTPRSWNELMNGHALIGFDRETAFLRSLREQLGPLRRDTFGLRADSDLAQLAAIRAGCGIGICQVGLARRDARLVRVLPKAFSMPLDTWVAMHMDLRDSPRCRVAFEAVAAGLKRYIEA